Proteins from a genomic interval of Bacteroidales bacterium:
- a CDS encoding phosphopantetheine-binding protein gives MEKIYEELAELLEVDNINDDDVLKEFEAWDSLTILSIIALASENYNKTLLAKDINGAENVGNLIALITA, from the coding sequence ATGGAAAAAATTTATGAAGAACTCGCAGAATTGCTTGAAGTTGATAATATCAACGACGATGATGTTTTAAAAGAGTTTGAAGCTTGGGATTCACTAACAATTTTGTCGATAATTGCTTTAGCTTCGGAAAACTATAACAAGACTTTGCTTGCAAAAGACATCAATGGAGCAGAGAATGTCGGAAATTTAATAGCTTTAATTACAGCATGA
- a CDS encoding DUF1016 N-terminal domain-containing protein: MTTDLTKESNFKQWFCELKLRIRESQIKAAIKVNSELLHLYWDLGRDIITREMDAVWGSGFYSRLSKELKNEFPDMQGFSVTNLNYCKRFYQFYTNYSELQQQITEKFYPQAEGRIQLADNDNDIIHPQLGGEFQINPLFLIPWGHQKLIESRSFNKFYWSRFISMLLII, encoded by the coding sequence ATGACTACCGATTTAACAAAAGAATCTAATTTCAAGCAATGGTTTTGCGAGCTTAAACTTCGTATACGTGAGAGTCAAATAAAGGCTGCAATAAAAGTAAATAGCGAATTGCTGCATTTGTATTGGGATTTAGGACGTGATATTATTACCAGAGAGATGGATGCAGTGTGGGGAAGCGGATTCTATTCACGTTTGAGTAAGGAGTTAAAGAACGAATTTCCAGATATGCAAGGATTTTCAGTTACTAATTTAAATTATTGTAAACGCTTTTACCAGTTTTATACAAATTACTCAGAACTTCAGCAACAAATTACAGAAAAATTCTACCCCCAAGCTGAGGGCAGAATCCAATTAGCTGATAATGATAACGATATAATTCACCCCCAACTTGGGGGTGAATTTCAAATAAATCCATTATTCTTAATTCCATGGGGTCATCAAAAATTGATAGAGTCGCGCAGTTTTAATAAATTTTATTGGAGTAGATTTATATCAATGTTATTAATAATTTAA
- a CDS encoding KilA-N domain-containing protein: MAKTNKIIVSNTEIAVTQLNNEDYICITDMAKAKEGDARAADIIKNWIRTRTTLEFLGTWEEMYNPNFKVVEFDHFKMQAGLPSFVLSVSQWVETTNAIGIYVKQGKYGGTYAHKDIAFEFGSAVSAIFRLFLIKEFQRLKNDENNRLSLEWNLQRTLSKINYKIHTDAIKENLIPQKITKQQTSIIYANEADLLNVALFGMTAKEWREKNSDKSGNIRDFATLEQLVVLSNMESINALLIQQNLSQGERLIQLNKVAITQMKSLIDNDKIKRLK; the protein is encoded by the coding sequence ATGGCAAAAACCAATAAAATAATTGTATCAAACACAGAGATTGCAGTTACACAACTAAATAATGAAGATTATATTTGTATAACTGACATGGCAAAGGCAAAAGAAGGAGATGCCCGTGCCGCGGATATCATCAAAAACTGGATACGTACCCGAACAACGCTTGAGTTTTTAGGAACTTGGGAAGAAATGTATAATCCTAATTTTAAAGTGGTCGAATTTGACCACTTTAAAATGCAGGCAGGTTTGCCAAGTTTTGTGTTAAGTGTAAGTCAATGGGTAGAAACAACCAACGCTATAGGAATTTATGTTAAACAAGGAAAGTACGGTGGAACATATGCTCATAAAGACATAGCCTTTGAATTTGGATCTGCCGTTAGCGCTATTTTCAGACTTTTCTTGATCAAAGAATTTCAACGCCTTAAAAATGACGAGAATAACCGCTTGTCGTTAGAGTGGAATCTGCAACGCACTTTGTCAAAAATCAACTATAAAATTCATACAGATGCAATCAAAGAAAATCTTATTCCACAAAAAATAACGAAACAACAAACAAGTATTATTTATGCAAATGAAGCTGATTTATTGAATGTTGCATTATTCGGCATGACGGCCAAAGAATGGCGAGAAAAAAATTCTGATAAAAGCGGAAATATCAGAGATTTTGCCACGCTGGAACAACTTGTTGTATTGAGTAATATGGAAAGCATCAATGCATTACTCATTCAACAAAATCTTTCACAAGGAGAAAGATTAATTCAATTAAATAAAGTTGCAATCACTCAAATGAAGTCTTTGATTGATAACGACAAAATTAAACGGTTAAAGTAA
- a CDS encoding acyl carrier protein encodes MNKRIIEILSELRPEFDFSENVNFIEEGMLDSFDVINLVTSLDQEYNISIDGMDILPENFSSVESIIKLLRKNGVK; translated from the coding sequence ATGAATAAGAGGATTATCGAGATACTTTCGGAATTACGTCCTGAATTTGATTTTTCCGAAAATGTTAACTTTATTGAAGAAGGAATGTTGGATTCCTTCGACGTTATTAATTTAGTTACAAGCTTGGATCAAGAATATAATATTTCTATAGACGGAATGGATATATTGCCTGAAAATTTTTCTTCAGTAGAAAGTATCATTAAATTGTTAAGAAAAAACGGAGTAAAATAA
- a CDS encoding ketoacyl-ACP synthase III, with product MNLLFKNKKISGILTVLPSKEVLFEDEIENYNFSAAKSMKLKMAMGYNKHRIVDEDTSVSDLCVYGLRHLLDHNLLKKEDIDALILVTQSPDYFMPATSSVIHGELELGRDVFCMDINQGCAGYIVGLIQSFMLLEQEQINKVVLLNADILSRKVSKRDRNSNPLIGDAATITIVEKSETPNTIYGTIKMDGSSSDALMIPAGGFKMPANAETSVMHEDAAGNFRSLENLVMKGDEVFNFVQTEVPPMIEELLSYARQNKDDIDWYMFHQPNRFMLNKLADKLGVPHAKMPSNIVENFGNASGATIPTNISYNIGKELENKQFRFCLSGFGVGLTWGALLMDIGNVDFNEIIYY from the coding sequence ATGAATTTACTTTTTAAAAACAAAAAGATTTCGGGAATACTTACCGTTCTTCCTTCAAAAGAAGTTTTGTTTGAAGACGAAATCGAAAATTATAACTTTTCTGCTGCAAAATCTATGAAGCTTAAAATGGCAATGGGTTATAACAAACATAGAATTGTAGATGAAGATACTTCTGTTTCGGATTTATGTGTTTATGGACTGAGACATCTGTTGGATCATAACTTATTGAAAAAAGAAGATATTGATGCGCTGATTTTAGTAACACAATCTCCCGATTATTTTATGCCTGCAACAAGTAGTGTTATTCATGGCGAATTAGAATTAGGCAGAGATGTTTTCTGTATGGATATTAACCAAGGGTGTGCCGGTTACATTGTAGGGCTTATTCAGTCATTTATGCTTCTGGAACAAGAGCAAATAAATAAAGTTGTTCTGTTAAATGCCGATATATTAAGCCGAAAAGTTTCTAAACGCGATAGAAACAGCAATCCGTTAATAGGCGATGCTGCAACAATTACAATAGTTGAAAAATCCGAAACTCCGAATACTATTTACGGAACAATAAAAATGGATGGATCTTCTTCAGATGCTTTAATGATTCCTGCGGGAGGATTTAAAATGCCGGCAAATGCAGAAACTTCTGTTATGCATGAAGATGCGGCAGGAAATTTCAGGTCTTTGGAAAATTTAGTTATGAAAGGCGATGAAGTCTTTAACTTTGTACAAACAGAAGTTCCGCCTATGATTGAGGAATTATTATCCTATGCAAGACAAAATAAAGATGACATAGATTGGTATATGTTTCATCAGCCCAATAGGTTTATGTTAAATAAACTGGCAGACAAATTAGGCGTTCCGCATGCTAAAATGCCGTCGAACATTGTAGAAAACTTCGGAAATGCAAGCGGTGCAACAATACCTACTAATATCAGCTATAACATAGGAAAAGAATTGGAAAATAAACAATTCCGTTTTTGTTTGTCGGGTTTCGGCGTAGGACTTACTTGGGGAGCGTTACTTATGGATATTGGAAATGTTGATTTCAATGAGATTATTTACTATTAA
- a CDS encoding SDR family oxidoreductase, whose product MDNKEYILVTGASSGMGREIAIKLSEYNNIILNGRDLERLEETKNHCSSSHTHLIWQYDLFNVEDVEQSLIEFLKVNDIKVNKFVHCAGFMSTYPLKMVNLSLIQKTFNVNVFSALLITKVLSNKKVNEKSLSAVVLISSNISNFGAKAFSAYGASKGALDSMMRSLAVELAPNVRVNSVLPGGVRTTMTEHMYQDEELISRMASSYPLGLGDVTDIYEVVNFLLSEKAKWITGQQITVDGGRTINISG is encoded by the coding sequence ATGGATAATAAAGAATATATTTTAGTTACAGGTGCTTCTTCCGGAATGGGTAGGGAGATTGCAATAAAATTATCTGAATACAACAACATTATATTGAATGGAAGGGATTTAGAACGTTTAGAAGAAACAAAAAATCATTGTTCATCGAGTCATACCCATTTAATATGGCAGTATGATCTGTTTAATGTTGAAGACGTAGAGCAATCGCTTATTGAATTTTTAAAGGTAAACGATATTAAAGTTAATAAATTTGTTCATTGTGCAGGATTTATGAGTACATATCCGTTGAAAATGGTTAATTTATCATTAATACAAAAGACTTTCAATGTAAATGTATTCTCAGCTTTATTAATTACTAAAGTTCTTTCTAATAAAAAAGTCAATGAAAAATCATTGTCGGCAGTTGTATTAATTTCGAGCAATATTAGCAATTTCGGAGCAAAAGCCTTTAGTGCATACGGAGCATCAAAAGGAGCATTAGATTCCATGATGCGCTCCTTAGCTGTTGAATTAGCTCCTAATGTAAGGGTAAATTCAGTTCTTCCGGGCGGAGTAAGAACAACAATGACAGAACACATGTATCAAGATGAGGAACTAATCTCAAGAATGGCTTCATCATATCCGCTTGGCTTAGGAGACGTTACAGATATATATGAAGTTGTGAATTTCTTACTGTCGGAAAAAGCTAAATGGATTACAGGACAACAAATTACAGTCGACGGAGGAAGAACGATTAATATTTCAGGTTAA
- a CDS encoding GNAT family N-acetyltransferase translates to MNKVNSYQEIVSKISEIRNYKKKYITNFYLDEARCNFLFEENCLFSALIGETYFIFQIDDNFYHLYYCSSDNESLKSDIKSFIDQYHENKIIMVDIIGNEEQIVPVKTNFMESGFTSYQLLNRMSKVTIPDDIVELEDKNIISATNKDIVVVKNYLDEFFDKYSEQIPTLKELQIWTKEDSILVYKKNNVILGFIIFEIKGVTSYLRYWFVHPEYRENKIGAKLLKEYFLKSKNTKRQLFWVITSNENAIKRYVHYGFLPEKIYDEILMYKK, encoded by the coding sequence ATGAATAAAGTAAATTCATATCAAGAAATAGTCAGCAAAATAAGCGAGATAAGAAATTATAAGAAAAAGTATATTACAAACTTTTACTTAGATGAAGCCCGCTGTAATTTTCTGTTTGAAGAAAATTGTTTATTCTCCGCATTAATTGGAGAAACTTATTTTATATTTCAAATTGATGATAACTTTTATCATTTATATTATTGTTCATCTGATAATGAAAGTTTAAAATCTGATATTAAAAGTTTTATCGACCAATACCATGAAAACAAAATTATTATGGTAGATATTATTGGGAACGAAGAGCAAATAGTGCCTGTAAAGACTAATTTTATGGAATCCGGTTTTACCTCATATCAATTATTGAATAGAATGAGTAAAGTAACAATACCTGATGATATTGTAGAGTTGGAGGACAAAAATATTATTAGTGCAACAAATAAAGATATTGTTGTTGTGAAAAATTATCTTGATGAATTCTTTGATAAATATTCGGAACAAATTCCCACATTAAAAGAGTTGCAAATATGGACAAAAGAAGATTCTATTTTAGTCTATAAAAAAAATAATGTAATTTTGGGCTTTATAATATTTGAGATAAAAGGCGTTACTTCGTACCTGCGTTATTGGTTTGTTCATCCCGAATATAGAGAAAATAAAATTGGTGCTAAACTTCTGAAAGAATATTTTCTCAAAAGCAAAAACACCAAAAGACAACTATTTTGGGTAATAACTTCAAACGAGAATGCTATAAAAAGATATGTTCATTACGGTTTCTTACCGGAAAAAATATATGATGAAATACTAATGTATAAAAAATAA
- a CDS encoding glycosyltransferase family 4 protein, with the protein MDILFLMLTAPDFGNPMEGGMYSELAKTFLEKGHNVFPVAPALSYNKKTAIVKEGDFDVLRINTLDLFSVSSIKKGIANILLSYQYKKAITKYYKKYKFDLIIVPTPSVLFADVAVFLKKHFSAEVYLILRDIFPQNAVDLNMIKENSLIYKFFRSKEQKLYKVADKIGCSSQANIDYVIAHNQNVDKNKLHILYNFQKKTERKLPDPEIKEKYNIDNKFVIVFGGNFGIPQKIENVIAFAKRCEIYQDVELFLIGKGTQRHNAENLVKKANVINIRFVDFVPLNEYKSLLQFCSIGLISLNEKFTVPNTPYKLCDYFDAGIPVLASIDSATDLGKILVESNTGLYSQAGNTDQLISQLEILYNDKDLRRKMGKNGQKFYDDYMTTEVAYNVIMSNILNQEV; encoded by the coding sequence ATGGATATTTTGTTTTTAATGCTCACGGCACCCGATTTTGGAAATCCCATGGAGGGTGGTATGTATAGTGAATTGGCAAAAACTTTCCTGGAAAAAGGACATAATGTTTTTCCGGTTGCACCCGCATTATCTTACAATAAAAAAACAGCAATTGTAAAAGAAGGCGATTTTGATGTATTACGCATTAATACTTTAGATTTATTTAGTGTTAGCTCCATTAAAAAAGGTATTGCCAACATTCTATTATCTTATCAATATAAAAAGGCTATTACAAAATATTATAAGAAATATAAATTTGATTTAATTATTGTTCCTACACCATCCGTACTTTTTGCCGATGTTGCGGTTTTTTTGAAGAAACACTTTAGTGCTGAAGTTTATTTAATACTTAGGGATATTTTTCCTCAAAATGCTGTTGATTTAAATATGATTAAAGAAAACAGCTTGATCTATAAGTTTTTTAGGAGTAAAGAGCAAAAGCTTTATAAAGTAGCCGACAAAATAGGTTGTTCTTCTCAAGCAAATATCGACTACGTAATTGCTCATAATCAGAATGTAGACAAAAATAAACTTCACATTTTATATAATTTTCAAAAAAAGACGGAAAGAAAATTACCCGATCCGGAAATTAAAGAAAAATACAATATTGATAATAAATTTGTAATTGTATTTGGCGGTAATTTTGGTATTCCGCAAAAGATTGAAAATGTTATTGCATTTGCCAAACGATGTGAAATATATCAGGATGTCGAATTATTTTTAATCGGTAAAGGAACTCAAAGACATAATGCTGAAAACTTAGTAAAAAAAGCAAATGTAATTAATATTAGATTTGTCGATTTTGTTCCTCTTAATGAATATAAATCATTACTCCAATTTTGTAGTATCGGATTAATAAGTTTAAATGAAAAATTTACCGTACCTAATACGCCATATAAATTATGCGACTATTTTGATGCCGGCATTCCTGTATTGGCATCAATAGATAGTGCTACAGATCTGGGGAAAATATTGGTAGAATCAAATACGGGACTATATTCCCAAGCCGGAAACACAGATCAATTAATATCTCAGCTTGAGATTTTATATAATGATAAAGATCTCAGAAGAAAGATGGGAAAAAACGGACAAAAATTTTACGATGATTATATGACAACAGAAGTTGCGTATAATGTAATTATGTCGAACATACTTAATCAGGAGGTTTAG
- the wecB gene encoding UDP-N-acetylglucosamine 2-epimerase (non-hydrolyzing), protein MNKLNLMTFVGTRPEIIKLSEVIKKCDIYFNHTLVHTGQNYAYTLNEIFFNDLELRAPDYYLNVVGENLGETIGNIIAKSYNLLTDKKPDAILVLGDTNSALIAISAKRLKIPIFHMEAGNRCFDENLPEEINRKIVDHISDINLPYTEHARRYLFSEGLRKEYIFVTGSPMAEVLKVHSHKINNSKILSTIKLDKKKYILLSAHREENIDNEKNFFELMNSINELAATYQIPVIYSLHPRSEKFIKERNFTFNSYVRTLEPFSFSDYNCLQKNALCVVSDSGTLAEESAMLHFPAVSIRTSTERPEAIDKGGFIIGSISKKSLLQAVEIAVSMEQNKEPDAAVNDYQDENVSVKIVKIIQSYTDIINRKIWNK, encoded by the coding sequence ATGAATAAATTAAACTTAATGACCTTTGTGGGAACACGACCTGAGATTATTAAATTATCTGAGGTAATAAAAAAGTGTGATATATATTTTAATCATACATTAGTGCACACAGGACAAAACTATGCATATACGCTGAATGAAATTTTCTTTAATGATTTGGAGTTGCGCGCTCCCGATTACTATTTAAACGTAGTTGGAGAAAATTTAGGCGAAACAATAGGTAATATAATTGCAAAGTCGTATAATCTATTAACAGATAAAAAGCCCGATGCAATATTGGTATTGGGAGATACAAATTCCGCTCTTATTGCAATTAGTGCAAAAAGATTAAAAATACCTATTTTCCACATGGAAGCCGGAAACAGATGTTTTGATGAAAATCTGCCCGAAGAAATTAATAGGAAAATTGTAGATCACATATCGGATATTAATCTTCCTTATACGGAACATGCACGCAGATATTTATTCTCGGAAGGACTAAGAAAAGAATATATATTCGTAACAGGATCACCAATGGCTGAGGTTTTGAAAGTACATTCACACAAAATAAACAATAGCAAAATATTATCCACAATAAAACTTGATAAAAAGAAATATATTTTGCTATCCGCACATAGAGAAGAAAATATTGATAACGAAAAGAATTTCTTTGAATTGATGAATTCAATAAACGAATTAGCGGCAACTTATCAAATTCCTGTAATATACAGCCTGCATCCGCGAAGCGAAAAATTTATCAAAGAAAGAAACTTTACATTCAATTCTTATGTAAGGACATTAGAACCATTTAGTTTTTCAGATTATAATTGCCTGCAAAAGAATGCTCTTTGCGTTGTTTCAGACAGCGGCACTTTAGCGGAAGAATCGGCAATGTTGCATTTTCCTGCCGTATCAATAAGAACATCTACCGAACGACCTGAAGCAATAGATAAAGGTGGATTTATTATAGGATCTATTTCCAAGAAATCTTTATTGCAAGCAGTAGAAATAGCAGTGTCGATGGAGCAAAATAAAGAGCCGGATGCTGCTGTTAATGATTACCAAGATGAAAATGTTTCGGTTAAAATTGTTAAGATAATCCAAAGTTATACAGACATTATTAATAGAAAGATTTGGAATAAATAA
- a CDS encoding sugar transferase, which yields MYKHFFKRFLDFFLSLIGFIIISPFFVIITVLLLFANNGKPFFIQKRPGKNEKIFKIIKFKTMNDKKDKNGNLLPDKDRLTKVGNFIRKTSLDEIPQLLNVIKGDMSLVGPRPLIPEYIPLYNPEQKRRHDVRPGITGWAQVNGRNAISWKQKFEYDIWYVDNISFKLDIKILFLTIKKIFLKEGISKEGEVTTVAFNGNN from the coding sequence ATGTATAAACACTTCTTTAAACGTTTCCTCGATTTTTTCTTATCCCTAATAGGTTTTATAATAATATCCCCTTTTTTTGTTATTATTACCGTACTTTTGTTGTTTGCAAATAACGGCAAACCGTTTTTCATCCAAAAACGTCCCGGTAAAAACGAAAAGATTTTCAAGATTATCAAATTCAAAACAATGAACGATAAAAAAGATAAAAATGGAAATTTATTGCCGGATAAAGATAGATTGACCAAAGTCGGTAATTTTATTAGAAAAACATCATTAGATGAAATACCGCAACTATTAAATGTAATAAAAGGAGATATGAGTTTGGTAGGTCCAAGGCCTTTAATTCCGGAATACATTCCATTATATAATCCGGAGCAAAAAAGAAGGCATGATGTTCGTCCCGGAATTACCGGTTGGGCGCAGGTCAATGGAAGAAATGCAATATCTTGGAAACAGAAATTTGAATATGATATCTGGTATGTTGACAACATTTCATTTAAACTCGATATAAAAATATTATTTTTGACGATAAAAAAAATCTTTCTTAAAGAAGGCATCAGTAAAGAAGGAGAAGTTACAACTGTTGCCTTTAATGGAAACAATTAA
- a CDS encoding amino acid adenylation domain-containing protein gives MKINIIEYFIETVLNNKNKTAVIDGERSITFEELDKYSRKLAALIIQKKDIKNLPVAVYLPKSIESVCANMAITYSGNIYMNLDIKTPAERIKNILELISPAILITNSNLIKNIELIIPQNVIVINIDEDIQDGGTYEQEYLIKRISNLIDTDPYCIINTSGSTGTPKGVALNHKSFFDFIEWSVDTLHIGNEEVIGSLSPLVFDIYSHELCMMMAKSSTIVIIPDSLSAFPAAILNLMQKHNGTYIFWVPTIMVNIANMDLLSKVSLPSLKKIWFAGEVFPTKQFNYWRKSLPDCMFVNLYGPIEITLDCTYYIVEREISDDEPIPIGYPCRNTDIIILNEKNKKVSDGEEGELCVRGTSLALGYYNNWEKTNAAFVQNPLNSAYPEIIYRTGDIVFTNNLGEIVFKGRKDSLIKHLGYRIELGEIEHVVVNQLKLVKNCCVVYNYKKKEITLIYETPEPMDVSDMRKKLSAVFAKYMIPTGFIHMLELPRNTNGKIDRLLLSKNINE, from the coding sequence ATGAAAATAAATATTATTGAATATTTTATAGAAACTGTTTTAAATAACAAAAATAAAACAGCGGTTATTGACGGAGAAAGAAGTATTACTTTTGAAGAACTTGATAAATATTCCAGAAAATTAGCGGCATTAATAATTCAAAAGAAAGATATTAAGAATTTACCTGTTGCAGTATATTTACCGAAAAGTATTGAATCGGTATGTGCTAACATGGCAATTACATATAGCGGCAACATTTATATGAATTTAGATATTAAAACTCCGGCAGAGAGAATAAAAAATATTCTGGAATTAATATCACCGGCTATTTTAATAACTAATTCAAATCTGATAAAAAACATTGAGTTAATAATTCCGCAAAATGTAATAGTCATTAATATTGATGAAGATATTCAAGATGGTGGAACTTACGAACAAGAATATTTGATTAAACGTATTTCAAATCTTATTGATACCGATCCGTATTGTATAATAAATACATCGGGTTCAACCGGAACACCTAAGGGAGTTGCTTTGAACCATAAAAGTTTCTTCGACTTCATTGAGTGGTCGGTTGATACTTTGCATATCGGGAATGAAGAAGTAATCGGTTCTTTATCGCCGCTTGTTTTTGACATCTATAGTCATGAATTATGTATGATGATGGCAAAATCAAGCACAATAGTAATAATCCCCGATTCTTTATCGGCTTTTCCTGCTGCCATATTGAATTTAATGCAAAAGCATAATGGTACCTATATCTTTTGGGTACCAACAATAATGGTAAATATTGCTAATATGGATTTATTGTCAAAAGTAAGTTTACCTTCCTTAAAAAAGATTTGGTTTGCAGGTGAAGTTTTTCCGACAAAACAGTTTAATTATTGGAGAAAAAGCTTGCCTGATTGTATGTTTGTTAATCTATACGGACCTATAGAAATTACGCTTGATTGCACGTACTATATTGTTGAAAGAGAAATCTCTGATGATGAACCTATTCCAATCGGATATCCTTGTAGAAATACAGATATAATTATCTTAAACGAGAAAAATAAAAAGGTATCGGACGGGGAAGAAGGAGAATTATGTGTGCGTGGCACATCCTTAGCTCTAGGATATTATAACAATTGGGAAAAAACAAATGCGGCCTTTGTGCAAAATCCATTAAACAGTGCTTATCCCGAAATTATTTATAGAACAGGAGATATTGTTTTTACTAATAATTTGGGTGAAATTGTTTTTAAAGGCAGAAAAGACAGTTTAATAAAACATTTAGGTTATAGGATAGAACTTGGAGAAATAGAACACGTTGTAGTCAATCAATTGAAACTAGTAAAGAACTGTTGCGTTGTTTATAATTATAAGAAAAAAGAGATAACATTAATTTATGAAACTCCTGAACCTATGGATGTTTCCGACATGCGTAAAAAGCTTTCTGCAGTCTTTGCAAAATATATGATTCCTACGGGTTTTATTCACATGTTGGAATTACCGCGAAATACAAATGGGAAAATAGACAGGTTACTTTTATCAAAAAACATAAATGAATAA
- a CDS encoding SDR family oxidoreductase, whose translation MKIINPLDLTGRKYLITGAASGIGRASSVFLSQLGAELILVDINAQELEKTASSCPSKVLLVACDLLDIPKLKESIINAVSDFGKIHGLVHIAGKSYISPLKAISENGVLDTFKLNTYAGLELAKLFINKKIYAGEHGSIVFISSVYGIVGSPANVGYAVSKAGIIGATKALAMELAPQKIRVNCVAPGFVKTKMMDSNTGSFDDNYLSVLDNLHPLGLGEPEDIANAISFMLSDMSKWITGAVMNVDGGFTAQ comes from the coding sequence ATGAAGATAATAAATCCGTTAGACTTAACCGGCAGAAAATATCTTATTACAGGAGCAGCTTCGGGAATAGGAAGAGCAAGCAGTGTCTTTTTATCACAATTGGGAGCAGAATTGATTTTAGTTGATATTAATGCTCAGGAATTGGAAAAAACCGCTAGTTCATGCCCTTCAAAGGTATTATTAGTTGCATGTGATTTATTGGATATACCAAAACTGAAAGAATCAATTATTAACGCAGTCTCGGATTTTGGTAAAATACATGGTTTGGTTCACATAGCAGGAAAATCATATATTTCTCCATTAAAAGCAATAAGCGAAAATGGAGTATTGGATACATTTAAGTTAAATACCTATGCCGGACTGGAATTAGCTAAATTGTTCATAAATAAGAAAATTTATGCAGGAGAACACGGTTCAATTGTATTTATTTCTTCTGTTTACGGAATAGTAGGGTCACCGGCAAATGTCGGATATGCGGTTTCAAAGGCAGGAATTATTGGCGCTACTAAGGCTCTGGCAATGGAGTTGGCGCCTCAAAAAATAAGAGTTAACTGCGTTGCACCGGGTTTTGTTAAAACCAAAATGATGGATTCTAACACGGGATCTTTCGATGATAATTATTTGTCTGTTTTGGATAATTTACATCCTTTGGGACTCGGTGAACCTGAGGATATTGCCAATGCAATTTCTTTCATGCTATCGGATATGTCAAAATGGATTACAGGCGCAGTTATGAATGTAGATGGTGGTTTTACTGCCCAATAA